A portion of the Calothrix sp. 336/3 genome contains these proteins:
- the pdxH gene encoding pyridoxamine 5'-phosphate oxidase has translation MDKTVAELRKDYTLQDLKETEVDTNPVIQFKTWFDQALAAQIIEPNAMTIATTTRDGKPSARMVLLKDFDERGFVFFTNYHSQKGQELIDNPQGAIVFWWAELERQVRICGTVEKVSEQESDYYFNSRPQNSRLGAWASEQSEVIPYREILEEKLELLQEKYANTEIPRPPHWGGFRVIPTEIEFWQGRASRLHDRLRYSRQEDGSWKIERLSP, from the coding sequence ATGGATAAAACCGTTGCTGAACTACGCAAAGATTACACTCTACAGGATTTAAAGGAAACAGAAGTTGATACTAATCCTGTTATACAGTTTAAAACTTGGTTCGACCAAGCACTAGCAGCCCAAATCATTGAGCCAAACGCGATGACGATCGCCACTACAACTAGGGATGGCAAACCTAGCGCTAGAATGGTTTTACTTAAAGACTTTGACGAGCGAGGATTTGTTTTTTTTACTAATTACCACAGCCAAAAAGGACAGGAACTGATAGATAATCCCCAGGGGGCGATCGTTTTCTGGTGGGCAGAATTGGAAAGACAAGTCAGAATCTGTGGCACTGTGGAAAAGGTTTCGGAGCAAGAATCTGACTATTATTTTAACTCCCGTCCCCAGAATAGCCGCTTGGGTGCTTGGGCTTCTGAACAAAGTGAAGTCATTCCATATCGAGAAATTCTAGAGGAAAAGCTGGAATTGCTTCAAGAAAAATACGCAAATACAGAAATACCTCGCCCTCCTCATTGGGGTGGTTTTCGTGTCATCCCCACAGAGATAGAGTTTTGGCAAGGACGTGCTAGTCGTTTACACGATCGCCTACGATACAGTCGTCAGGAAGATGGTAGTTGGAAAATAGAACGTTTATCTCCGTAA
- a CDS encoding oxaloacetate decarboxylase, translating to MSTGKKLRNLLQKPEIIVIPGVYDCLSAKLVEKAGFEVMATSGFGIAASTLGLPDYGFLTATEMLYSVSRIAQSVHLPLIADMDTGYGNALNVMRLVKDAIQIGLAGIILEDQEFPKKCGHFAGKRVIPMEEHTAKIRSAVATRGDNDLVIIARTDARANLGLDAAITRGSAYIEAGADVLFVEAPQSKSELQTIAAAFPDVPLVANIVEGGKTPQITAMELQELGFKIVFFPLTTLLAVTQTMTLCLEKIKQEGTTASLSGLVDFQDFQELMEVPKYLQMEQEYR from the coding sequence ATGTCTACTGGTAAAAAACTGCGAAATCTTCTACAAAAACCGGAAATTATTGTCATTCCTGGGGTGTACGATTGTTTAAGTGCAAAACTTGTGGAAAAAGCAGGTTTTGAGGTGATGGCGACTAGCGGTTTTGGGATTGCTGCATCTACCCTTGGTTTACCAGATTATGGTTTTCTGACGGCTACAGAAATGCTCTACAGTGTGAGCCGAATTGCTCAATCTGTACATCTACCACTAATTGCAGATATGGATACAGGTTATGGCAATGCTTTAAATGTTATGCGATTAGTTAAAGATGCCATACAAATTGGTCTAGCAGGTATTATTTTAGAAGACCAAGAATTTCCTAAAAAGTGCGGACACTTTGCTGGTAAAAGAGTTATTCCTATGGAAGAACATACCGCCAAAATTCGCTCTGCGGTGGCAACACGGGGGGATAATGATTTAGTTATTATTGCTCGCACAGATGCCCGGGCAAATTTAGGATTAGATGCAGCAATTACTCGTGGTTCAGCTTATATAGAAGCTGGCGCAGATGTGTTGTTTGTAGAAGCTCCACAGTCCAAATCAGAATTACAAACGATTGCTGCGGCTTTTCCAGATGTTCCTTTAGTTGCAAATATTGTCGAAGGTGGAAAAACTCCCCAAATCACAGCTATGGAATTACAAGAACTAGGTTTTAAAATTGTCTTTTTCCCCCTCACCACTCTACTTGCTGTCACCCAAACTATGACTTTATGCTTAGAAAAAATTAAACAGGAAGGTACAACAGCTAGTTTGTCAGGTTTAGTGGATTTTCAAGATTTTCAGGAATTAATGGAAGTTCCTAAATATTTACAAATGGAACAAGAATATCGTTAA
- a CDS encoding AbrB family transcriptional regulator — protein sequence MRPSLYIPPMEEETSNQITTVNDKKKLLSKQIIVLGWELFLALPLGLLLSWFQLGGITWIFGGITSGVVVLQTYRLLYGQTPKPNRITRKIGLVLVGMTIGAANAHSNWMDIAADIPVFICLTIFLLLCGSLIGYIYSRLSQVNLLTAMLATTPGGVGVMAAIAADYNKNVPLVALVQAMRVTSVVFFIPIVARVFTSESIQTQPSSLTDGLFRLNLFQLELLVLALIFTAGVVYIATRLKIPAAPFFAALVTGMVFNPLLDSFSLGYEINFTPPVLVKVIGQILLGITIGEYWGEKPTLSKRTIYYAILSVLMTLAVGAIAATLAWYFTSWDWLTCLLVTAPGGSAEMILVALALDHDVKIITIGHLIRLIAINCSLPLWLYLFRRFEEQSDENHPVFGGVKRQEV from the coding sequence ATGCGTCCAAGTTTATATATTCCTCCCATGGAGGAAGAAACCAGTAACCAGATAACTACTGTCAATGATAAAAAAAAGTTATTGTCCAAACAAATAATTGTCCTAGGGTGGGAACTCTTTTTAGCTTTACCGTTGGGTTTATTGCTTTCGTGGTTCCAACTTGGGGGTATTACTTGGATATTTGGGGGTATTACTTCTGGGGTTGTTGTTCTCCAAACCTACCGCCTATTATATGGACAGACTCCGAAACCCAACCGCATCACCCGTAAAATTGGACTAGTTTTAGTGGGGATGACAATTGGTGCAGCAAATGCTCATAGTAACTGGATGGATATTGCTGCCGACATTCCAGTATTTATTTGTTTGACTATATTCCTATTGTTGTGCGGTAGTCTAATTGGTTACATTTACTCGCGCCTAAGTCAAGTAAATTTGCTGACAGCGATGTTAGCTACTACTCCTGGAGGTGTGGGAGTTATGGCTGCGATCGCGGCTGACTATAACAAGAATGTCCCCCTGGTAGCTTTAGTGCAAGCAATGCGTGTCACCTCAGTTGTCTTTTTTATACCAATAGTTGCACGCGTATTTACCAGCGAATCCATACAAACACAGCCTAGTTCTTTGACAGATGGATTATTTCGTCTTAACTTGTTTCAGTTAGAACTTTTGGTATTGGCATTAATTTTTACTGCTGGTGTTGTATATATTGCAACTCGACTAAAAATTCCTGCGGCTCCTTTTTTTGCTGCATTAGTTACAGGGATGGTATTTAATCCCTTGCTAGATAGTTTTTCCTTGGGTTACGAGATAAATTTTACACCCCCCGTACTGGTTAAAGTTATTGGTCAAATCCTCTTAGGTATCACAATTGGTGAATATTGGGGAGAAAAACCAACTTTGAGCAAACGTACTATTTACTACGCAATTTTATCCGTATTGATGACTTTAGCTGTCGGGGCGATCGCTGCAACTTTAGCATGGTACTTTACTTCCTGGGATTGGTTAACTTGCCTGCTAGTAACTGCTCCTGGAGGTTCTGCGGAAATGATTTTAGTGGCTTTAGCCCTCGACCATGACGTGAAAATTATTACCATTGGGCACTTAATTCGGCTAATTGCGATTAACTGTTCTTTACCCCTGTGGCTATACTTATTTCGTCGCTTTGAAGAACAATCGGATGAAAATCACCCAGTCTTTGGGGGAGTGAAAAGGCAAGAAGTTTAA
- a CDS encoding DUF6737 family protein, producing MSKEKTIWQYKPWWCQPWSILLTGIILITGSWLISKLIWLTVLVAIPVSIWMIFFLLIYPRFVKESGILEQMESQSQT from the coding sequence ATGTCTAAAGAAAAAACTATTTGGCAATATAAACCTTGGTGGTGTCAACCTTGGTCAATCTTGCTGACAGGAATCATATTAATTACTGGGAGTTGGCTAATTAGTAAATTGATATGGCTAACAGTATTAGTGGCAATTCCCGTCTCGATATGGATGATTTTCTTTTTACTAATTTACCCCAGATTCGTGAAGGAAAGCGGGATTTTAGAGCAAATGGAATCTCAATCACAAACCTAG
- a CDS encoding N-acetylmuramoyl-L-alanine amidase, translated as MKFGIDIGHNCPPDTGAKGIRFEDNLTLDVGTRVMNKLRALGHEVIDCLPKNGASVGDSLRRRCNTANINRVDIYVSIHFNAFNGQANGTEVFAISETSRKIAKPVLDELVKIGFFNRGVKSGTHLFVLRNTDMPAILVEGCFIDSQKDMNLYNSEAIANAIVKGLTGKLPSTPVRAVSDEEENPDSTNLRLKRALNRLKITDKDNKPLVEDNTINIAAKSAIEKFQRIVGLQVTGAAGDTTWKIINLILAKRIIRPNHAGGPLVRYLQHRVGVEIDGVYGPQTQLALQRFQKQNGLYADGIIGPVTWQKLIG; from the coding sequence ATGAAATTTGGTATTGATATTGGACATAATTGCCCTCCAGACACAGGAGCAAAAGGTATCCGTTTTGAGGATAATCTAACTCTAGATGTCGGTACGAGAGTGATGAATAAACTCCGTGCTTTAGGACATGAGGTGATTGATTGTCTACCAAAAAATGGTGCTAGTGTCGGGGATTCCCTCCGCAGAAGATGTAATACTGCGAACATTAATCGGGTAGATATTTACGTTTCGATTCACTTCAATGCTTTTAATGGACAGGCGAATGGGACAGAAGTATTTGCTATTAGTGAAACTTCCCGTAAGATAGCCAAACCAGTGTTAGACGAATTGGTCAAGATTGGCTTTTTTAATCGTGGTGTCAAGAGTGGTACCCACTTATTTGTTCTGCGGAATACGGATATGCCAGCGATTTTGGTGGAAGGCTGTTTTATCGATTCTCAGAAAGATATGAATTTGTATAACTCGGAGGCGATCGCGAATGCTATTGTCAAAGGTTTAACTGGTAAATTACCTAGTACTCCTGTCAGAGCAGTATCCGATGAGGAAGAAAACCCAGATTCTACTAATCTCAGATTAAAACGAGCCTTAAATCGCTTGAAGATTACAGATAAAGATAATAAGCCGTTGGTAGAAGATAATACCATTAACATCGCGGCTAAATCTGCAATTGAAAAATTCCAAAGAATTGTGGGTTTGCAAGTCACTGGTGCTGCGGGTGACACAACTTGGAAAATTATTAATTTGATTTTGGCAAAACGAATTATCCGACCAAACCATGCTGGAGGTCCCCTAGTTCGCTATTTACAACACCGTGTTGGGGTGGAGATTGATGGTGTGTATGGACCCCAAACTCAATTAGCCTTACAACGCTTTCAGAAGCAAAATGGCTTATATGCTGACGGGATAATCGGTCCGGTTACTTGGCAAAAGCTCATTGGTTAG
- the gshA gene encoding glutamate--cysteine ligase, whose product MLLKGFEVEMYTGTPEGDIVGLSDKITASLDGFVREPDSRNVEYTTQPRHGYEQLLCELLRPRLALRQYLQQLGNYTLIPGSTLSLGGSDRFHRSDPQNPYHDYIEQTYGTKVVTASIHINVGIADPEVLIRACRVIRMEAPLYLALSAASPFIDSETTGYHSTRWGIFPQTPTRVPLFASHGDHIRWVEEQLTAGTMQNVRHLWTSVRPNGDRRPYDLNRLELRICDLVTDPISLLAITALLETRLLQIIDNPQIDPLVDSTFSPTELITLCANNEIAAATSSLDAELIHWQDGRKILARDWIQELYTTGWAIAKQQGFSCFLSPLQKILREGNEAQQWLQLYGVGVSARSVLTQAINSIHEREMELEDKICSGVVS is encoded by the coding sequence GTGCTGTTAAAAGGCTTTGAAGTCGAGATGTACACAGGCACACCGGAGGGTGATATCGTCGGTCTCTCCGACAAGATTACCGCTTCTTTGGATGGTTTTGTGCGGGAACCGGACAGTCGGAATGTGGAGTATACAACCCAGCCCAGGCACGGTTACGAGCAATTATTGTGTGAATTACTGCGTCCCCGTTTGGCGTTGCGCCAGTATCTGCAACAATTGGGTAATTATACTTTAATTCCAGGTAGTACTTTATCCTTAGGTGGAAGCGATCGCTTTCATCGTTCTGACCCCCAAAATCCCTACCATGATTATATTGAGCAGACCTATGGCACAAAGGTTGTCACTGCTAGTATTCATATTAATGTGGGTATTGCAGACCCAGAAGTATTAATCCGAGCTTGTCGGGTTATCCGCATGGAAGCGCCTCTATATCTGGCTCTGAGTGCTGCTTCTCCTTTCATTGATAGCGAAACTACGGGTTATCATTCTACCCGTTGGGGGATTTTTCCCCAGACACCTACCCGTGTTCCCTTATTTGCTAGCCATGGAGATCATATTCGCTGGGTTGAAGAACAGTTAACAGCTGGTACGATGCAAAATGTGCGGCATTTGTGGACTTCGGTACGTCCGAATGGCGATCGCCGTCCCTATGATTTGAACCGTCTAGAGCTACGTATCTGTGATTTAGTTACCGATCCCATCTCTTTGCTGGCAATTACAGCTTTACTGGAAACTCGATTATTACAAATCATTGATAATCCCCAGATAGATCCCTTAGTTGATAGCACTTTCTCCCCTACAGAATTAATTACCCTGTGTGCAAATAATGAAATTGCCGCCGCAACTTCTAGCCTGGATGCAGAATTAATCCACTGGCAAGACGGCAGAAAAATTCTGGCACGGGATTGGATTCAGGAGCTTTATACTACAGGGTGGGCGATCGCTAAACAACAAGGTTTCAGCTGTTTCCTTTCACCTTTGCAAAAAATCCTCCGCGAGGGTAACGAAGCTCAACAATGGTTACAGTTGTACGGGGTGGGTGTGAGCGCTCGCAGTGTCTTAACCCAAGCTATTAATAGTATTCACGAACGGGAAATGGAACTAGAAGACAAAATTTGTTCTGGTGTGGTTTCCTAG